The window CGAGTTTAGACTCGTAGCATATAGCTCAGTAACACGTGGCCAAACTACCCTACAGACCGCGATAACCTCGGGAAACTGAGGCCAATAGCGGATATTACTCTCAGGCTGGAGTGCCGAGAGTGAGAAACGTTCCGGCGCTGTAGGATGTGGCTGCGGCCGATTAGGTAGATGGTGGGGTAACGGCCCACCATGCCGATAATCGGTACAGGTTGTGAGAGCAAGAGCCTGGAGACGGTATCTGAGACAAGATACCGGGCCCTACGGGGCGCAGCAGGCGCGAAACCTTTACACTGCACGACAGTGCGATAGGGGGACTCCGAGTGTGAGGGCATATAGCCCTCGCTTTTCTGAACCGTAAGGTGGTACAGGAACAAGGACTGGGCAAGACCGGTGCCAGCCGCCGCGGTAATACCGGCAGTCCAAGTGATGGCCGATATTATTGGGCCTAAAGCGTCCGTAGCTTGCTGTGTAAGTCCATTGGGAAATCGACCAGCTCAACTGGTCGGCGTCCGGTGGAAACTACACAGCTTGGGGCCGAGAGACTCAACGGGTACGTCCGGGGTAGGAGTGAAATCCTGTAATCCTGGACGGACCACCAATGGGGAAACCACGTTGAGAGACCGGACCCGACAGTGAGGGACGAAAGCCAAGGTCTCGAACCGGATTAGATACCCGGGTAGTCCTGGCTGTAAACAATGCTCGCTAGGTATGTCACGCGCCATGAGCACGTGATGTGCCGTAGTGAAGACGATAAGCGAGCCGCCTGGGAAGTACGTCCGCAAGGATGAAACTTAAAGGAATTGGCGGGGGAGCACCACAACCGGAGGAGCCTGCGGTTTAATTGGACTCAACGCCGGACATCTCACCGGTCCCGACAGTAGTAATGACAGTCAGGTTGACGACTTTACTCGACGCTACTGAGAGGAGGTGCATGGCCGCCGTCAGCTCGTACCGTGAGGCGTCCTGTTAAGTCAGGCAACGAGCGAGACCCACACTTCTAGTTGCCAGCAACACCCCTGCGGTGGTTGGGTACACTAGGAGGACTGCCATTGCTAAAATGGAGGAAGGAATGGGCAACGGTAGGTCAGTATGCCCCGAATGGACCGGGCAACACGCGGGCTACAATGGCTATGACAGTGGGATGCAACGCCGAGAGGCGAAGCTAATCTCCAAACGTAGTCGTAGTTCGGATTGCGGGCTGAAACCCGCCCGCATGAAGCTGGATTCGGTAGTAACCGCGTGTCAGAAGCGCGCGGTGAATACGTCCCTGCTCCTTGCACACACCGCCCGTCAAAGCACCCGAGTGGGGTCCGGATGAGGCCGTCATGCGACGGTCGAATCTGGGCTCCGCAAGGGGGCTTAAGTCGTAACAAGGTAGCCGTAGAGGAATCTGCGGCTGGATCACCTCCTACTGACCGGGATCAGGGCTTTGCCCTGACCCACCTACATTGACTGGTGACCACAAGTCACCGCGAGTCGGCAAGCGCCGACTACTGCATGGGCCCGCTGGGCTCACACGACCTATCCGAGGCGGATATCCCCTCACGGGGATGTCGGGTGCAACTCCCGACGGGTCCGTACTTCGTACCACCGCCGAATCCGTCCCCTTAAGTGTGGGACGGCGTTCGAGTGTGGTACGACGACAGATGCACCAAGCCGGGTGAAACCGCGCTTGGGAAGGGTCGATTCGCCCACCATCTCCACCTTGGGGGCGAGAATGAAACCGTGTGTACGTGCGATCCAGGCGTCCACTGGACTCGTTCAGTTGAACGAGTCACAACGACGTTGGCTACTATGCCAGCTGGTGGATTGCTCGGCTCAGGCGCTGATGAAGGACGTGCCAAGCTGCGATAAGCTGTGGGGAGCCGCACGGAGGCGAAGAACCACGGATTTCCGAATGAGAATCTCTCTAACAATTGCTTCGCGCAATGAGGAACCCCGAGAACTGAAACATCTCAGTATCGGGAGGAAAAGAAAACGCAATGTGATGTCGTCAGTAACCGCGAGTGAACGCGATACAGCCCAAACCGAAGCCCTCACGGGCAATGTGGTGTCAGGGCTACCTCTCATCAGCCGACCGTCTCGAGGAAGTCTCTTGGAACAGAGCATGATACAGGGTGACAATCCCGTATTCGAGACCAGTAGGCTGTGCGGTAGTGCCAGAGTAGCGGGGGTTGGATATCCCTCGCGAATAACGCAGGCATCGACTGCGAAGGCTAAACACAACCTGAGACCGATAGTGAACAAGTAGTGTGAACGAACGCTGCAAAGTACCCTCAGAAGGGAGGCGAAATAGAGCATGAAATCAGTTGGCGATCGAGCGACAGGGCATACAAGGTCCCATGACGAATGAGGGAGACGCGAGTCTCCAGTAAGACTCACGGGAAGCCGATGTTCTGTCGTACGTTTTGAAAAACGAGCCAGGGAGTGTGTCTGTATGGCAAGTCTAACCGGAGTATCCGGGGAGGCACAGGGAAACCGACATGGCCGCAGGGCTTTGCCCGAGGGCCGCCGTCTTCAAGGGCGGGGAGCCATATGGACACGACCCGAATCCGGACGATCTACGCATGGACAAGATGAAGCGTGCCGAAAGGCACGTGGAAGTCTGTTAGAGTTGGTGTCCTACAATACCCTCTCGTGATCTATGTGTAGGGGTGAAAGGCCCATCGAGTCCGGCAACAGCTGGTTCCAATCGAAACATGTCGAAGCATGACCTCCGCCGAGGTAGTCTGTGGGGTAGAGCGACCGATTGGTGTGTCCGCCTCCGAGAGGAGTCGGCACACCTGTCAAACTCCAAACCTACAGACGCTGTTTGACGCGGGGATTCCGGTGCGCGGGGTAAGCCTGTGTACCAGGAGGGGAACAACCCAGAGATAGGTTAAGGTCCCCAAGTGTGGATTAAGTGTAATCCTCTGAAGGTGGTCTCGAGCCCTAGACAGCCGGGAGGTGAGCTTAGAAGCAGCTACCCTCTAAGAAAAGCGTAACAGCTTACCGGCCGAGGTTTGAGGCGCCCAAAATGATCGGGACTCAAATCCACCACCGAGACCTGTCCGTACCACTGATACTGGTAATCGAGTAGATTGGCGCTCGCATTGGGTGGAAGCAGGGATGAGAATTCCTGTGGACCGATGCGTGACGAAAATCCTGGCCATAGTAGCAGCGATAGTCGGGTGAGAACCCCGACGGCCTAATGGATAAGGGTTCCTCAGCACTGCTGATCAGCTGAGGGTTAGCCGGTCCTAAGTCTCACCGCAACTCGACTGAGACGAAATGGGAAACGGGTTAATATTCCCGTGCCATCATGCAGTGAAAGTTGACGCCCTGGGGTCGATCACGCCGGGCTTTCGCCCGGTCGAACCGTCAAACTCCGTGGAAACCGTAATGGTACGAAGCGGACGAACGGCGGCATAGGGAAACGTGATTCAACCTGGGGCCCATGAAAAGACGAGCATGATGTCCGTACCGAGAACCGACACAGGTGTCCATGGCGGCGAAAGCCAAGGCCTGTCGGGAGCAACCAACGTTAGGGAATTCGGCAAGTTAGTCCCGTACCTTCGGAAGAAGGGATGCCTGCTCCGGAACGGAGCAGGTCGCAGTGACTCGGAAGCTCGGACTGTCTAGTAACAACATAGGTGACCGCAAATCCGCAAGGACTCGTACGGTCACTGAATCCTGCCCAGTGCAGGTATCTGAACACCTCGTACAAGAGGACGAAGGACCTGTCAACGGCGGGGGTAACTATGACCCTCTTAAGGTAGCGTAGTACCTTGCCGCATCAGTAGCGGCTTGCATGAATGGATTAACCAGAGCTTCACTGTCCCAACGTTGGGCCCGGTGAACTGTACATTCCAGTGCGGAGTCTGGAGACACCCAGGGGGAAGCGAAGACCCTATGGAGCTTTACTGCAGGCTGTCGCTGAGACGTGGTCGCCGATGTGCAGCATAGGTAGGAGACATTACACAGGTACCCGCGCTAGCGGGCCACCGAGTCAACAGTGAAATACTACCCGTCGGTGACTGCGACTCTCACTCCGGGAGGAGGACACCGATAGCCGGGCAGTTTGACTGGGGCGGTACGCGCTCGAAAAGATATCGAGCGCGCCCTATGGCTATCTCAGCCGGGACAGAGACCCGGCGAAGAGTGCAAGAGCAAAAGATAGCTTGACAGTGTTCTTCCCAACGAGGAACGCTGACGCGAAAGCGTGGTCTAGCGAACCAATTAGCCTGCTTGATGCGGGCAATTGATGACAGAAAAGCTACCCTAGGGATAACAGAGTCGTCACTCGCAAGAGCACATATCGACCGAGTGGCTTGCTACCTCGATGTCGGTTCCCTCCATCCTGCCCGTGCAGAAGCGGGCAAGGGTGAGGTTGTTCGCCTATTAAAGGAGGTCGTGAGCTGGGTTTAGACCGTCGTGAGACAGGTCGGCTGCTATCTACTGGGTGTGTAATGGTGTCTGACAAGAACGACCGTATAGTACGAGAGGAACTACGGTTGGTGGCCACTGGTGTACCGGTTGTTCGAGAGAGCACGTGCCGGGTAGCCACGCCACACGGGGTAAGAGCTGAACGCATCTAAGCTCGAAACCCACTTGGAAAAGAGACACCGCAGAGGTCCCGCGTACAAGACGCGGTCGATAGACTCGGGGTGTGCGCGTCGAGGTAACGAGACGTTAAGCCCACGAGCACTAACAGACCAAAGCCATCATTCATACGCACTGTGACTCATTCACCGACGAATTATCTCGTCGCTGACCGAGTCCAGGCGCAAACTGGATCGCACGGACACACGGTGGAGTGTTGATCGAGACTGGTACTTTCACGGTTCGATTCCGTGACTCGACGTTAGGCGGCCATAGCGGTGGGGTTGCCTCCCGTACCCATCCCGAACACGGAAGATAAGCCCACCAGCGTTCCGGGGAGTACTGGAGTGCGCGAGCCTCTGGGAAACGCGGTTCGCCGCCACCATTCATACCTATCATAGCCCACTCAGGAGAGGGATCTCTCTGGAGTGGGCTTTCTGTATTTACACAGAGCGACAGCTACTGCTCCGATGAACCATCAGGCCGACACACTCAGCGACGGGTACTCGACTCTCATCGCGGCTGTTATCGGTTTCAGTGTTGACTTTGATGAGGTGCTGGCTGTCACCGATGCTGTCGACGCCGGCACGTCGGAGCGTTAGTCGACCCGAAGTGACTGGAGGATCGCCACCAGTCCGAGGAGTTCAACCGTCCAGACAGTGCCGACGGCTACGGCGTCCGACACCGGGAACACCCACTCGGCGGTCGTGATCGCGACGAACGAGCCGACAGTCAATAGTGCGAGCCCGACAGCGAGTAACAGCATCGGCCGGCGGTCGTATCGGCGATAGCCCCGGTAGGCTTGGACAGCGACAAATCCACCGAGGACGGCCGTCACGCTACTGACCGCTGTCATCGCTGTTGACTGTCCCAGATCGGTCGTCCTGACGGCCACAACGGGGGCGGCGAACACGGCGAGCGAGCAGGCGGCCGCCCCCGCCACGAGACGCGAACTGACCGCCTCGGATCGGCCGTAGATCGCATAGAGGATTACCACCAGCCCGGCGAATTGGACGCCGACCGCGGCTGCCGTAGTGAGCAGCGACGAGATACCAGCGGTGGGGAGGGCGATCCGGGCGGTCGTCGGCACCGTCGCCGTCAGTGCGATGCCGACCGCGAGGAACAGCACCGACCGGTCGCCAGACTTCCGGTAACCGCGGTAGGCGACAACCGTGATCCACGCGCTGAGAGCGATAATTCCGATTGCCAGCAGGATAGCGACGACGACCCCGGCGGCCGAGCCACCCTCGACAGTGAGTTTGGGCGCGGTCATCGGAGCCCCTCGTAAAGTTCGGTAAAGCGGTCGACGGCGTCCTCGGCGGTACGGTCGACAGTCACCTCGTAGCCGCCGTCGGTGAGTTCGATCGTCACCCGTTCTACCCGGGCCGAAAACCGTCGGTAGTGGTGGCCGTCTGGATCCAACGCCTGTTCGTCGTCGATCATATCGAGTTCTTGGAGTCGATTGAGTCGGCGGTAGATTGTCGGCGAGGAGGCCCCACACCGTTCGGCCAGTTCGGTCGCCGACAGCGCTTCGGTGCTTGTTTCGGCGAGGATCGACCGCGCGTACTCGTCTTCGAGCAGTTCGCCGACTGTTTTGGCGGCGATGTCGGTGTCCTCGCCCATGCGTCTCCCTCTCGTCTCCGAGGTGTAATATATGGCCACAAAGAGCTTCTGACTCTGAAGCTCTCTGGGTCCGAATATAAGATGTGGCAGCCAGTTCACTGTATGGCTGCAATCGAGATCGACGAACTCACCAAACGGTACAGCGACCACCTCGCTGTCGACGGACTGAGCCTGACGGTCGACTGCGGCGAAGCCGTCGGCTTCCTCGGTCCCAACGGGGCAGGGAAGTCGACAACGATCGACGTGCTGCTGGACTACGTCCGCCCCACCGAGGGGACCGTCCGGGTGTTCGGCTACGACGCACAGACTGAGACGCGAGCGGTCCACGAACGGATCGGCGTCGTCCCTGACGGTTACTCGCTGTACGACCGGCTCACCGGACGGGAACACCTCCGCCTTGCGGCCCGGCTGAAGGGGGCCAGCGTCGACATCGCGGCGGTCTGTGACAGGGTCGGCCTTGACGCCGCCGACGCCGACCGCCCGGCAGGGGCGTACTCGAAAGGGATGGGCCAGCGGCTGGCTCTTGCCATGGCGACGGTCGGCGATCCCGACCTGCTGATCCTCGACGAACCGACCGCCGGCCTCGATCCACACGGCGTCGCGCGACTGCAAGACCTGCTCGCAGCTGAACTCGAACGCGGGACAACCGTCTTCTTTTCCAGTCACGTCCTAGATCACGTCGAGTCGACCTGCGACCGGATCGCCATCCTTGACGAGGGACAAATGGTCGCTGTCGACACGGTAGATGGTCTGCGGGCGGCCGTCGGCTCGGCAACCCTGACTCTTCAGGAACTGTTCTCGGTCTACACCGACAGCGAGGACCGCGGACCGGTAGCCGCCGGAGGTGCTGACTGAGTGACCGACACATCACATCGGTCCCCGACCGGATCGACCGCTGTCGGTCGGCTGGTCGCCATCGCCCGCAAGGAGTTCCGCGATGGAATCCGATCGGACGCGTTGCGGGTCGTCTTCGGGCTCCTGATGGCGTCGACGATACTGATCTACTGGGCGATCGGCCGGTCGGCCGACCCCGTGGTACTGTCGGCGGTCGGTTTCCTTGGCCTCCCGTTTCAGCTACTCGTTCCCGTCGCGGCGATTGCCCTTGGCACCGTCTCGGTCGCCGGTGAGCGTGAAGCAGGGAGTCTCAGGCTCCTGCTCGGGTTGCCACCCTCGCGGATGGAGGTCGTCGTCGGGACGTTCTTCGGGGCCAGCGCCATCTTGGTCGCCGGGCTCGCCGGAGCGTTCATCGTTGCGGCAGTGCTTGGCCTCGCCGTCTTCGGGGCAGTGGCAGTCGGTCCGCTCGTTGGTGTCGTGGCTGCGACGGCACTCCTTGGAATCGGCTTCCTCGGGCTTTCGGTCGGCTTGTCAGCGGCCGTCTCGACGACCAGAAACGCGATGGCAGCCGGCTTCAGCGTTTTTCTCGGCCTGACATTCCTCTGGGAGCCGCTCGTCGTCGGCGTCTACTACCTCGTCGCGGGCTCACTGCCGGGCGGCGAACCCCCGACATGGCTCCTCGCCGTTGACCGGCTGAATCCGATCGAAGCGTATGCCGTCGTGGCGAATATGGCGGGTGATGTAGGGGTGACGCCGCTCCGGATTTCGTTCGGGCTCGGCGGGGGATCGCCGGCCACGGAGGGGGCCGGTACGGCGGTGCCGTTCGTTCTCGCGGAGCCGCTGAGCATCATCGTCCTCTGTGGCTGGGCGGCGATCCCGCTGGCGGCCGGCCTGCGCCGGTTCCAGCGGAGCGATCTCACGTGAGACCTCATACTGGTTGTGTGAACTGCTTCGGGTCAAGTGGTTCGAGACGCGAAGCGTCTCGTCATCACGGGAGATCTTCGATCTCCCGAATGACTCCGAGGTACTCGGCCTGCTGCACCTGTAGAAACCGACGTAGTCAGGCGATTCACCAGAGCCAAAACCAACAGTTTTGTCCCGGAAAAGATGCCAGCTAAACTTGATGTCCGATGATGGCCTGTCGGTAAACGGACCAAACACTGTTGGACAGTCCCTCCTGTTACTTATTGCTGCAATCGGACTGGTTAGTTTCGGAGCAGTTGACTACGTCCAGTCGACGAATGCGGTCAGTGAATCAGTCAAGGTAGAAGCAACCATTACTGAGGTTGGCGTCGAAACTAAAGGTTCCAGTACGGGCAGTGGGGCCACGGTCAAACACGAACCCGTGGTGGAATTTACCTACACGTACGCCGGTGAGACGTATACTGGAGACAAAGTGTTTCCCGGGGCAACTCCGCCGAGATATGACACAGAAGCCGCCGCGCAAGACGTGATAGCAGAGTATGAGTCAGAGACGGAAACAACTGCTTACGTCAATCCTGACGCACCCGATCAGGCGTTTCTCAAGAACCATGTGTCGAATCGACAGTATATATTCATCGGTGTGGGCTCAGTCTTGGCATTACTTGGGGGGTTCTTTACAGTCAAGAACTACCGACGCGACCGTGCTTGAGTCAGGACGGTTTGAGTATGCCGGAGCCACGCAAGCCCCGGCGCTATTGATGCTTATATTGGGTACCTTTCTGCTGCCGTGATTGCGCTCATCATCGCTTTGATCGGCCGATGCCGGCAACACCGACATCTGCGTCCTGTTTACGGTGTCACGATCAAATCAAACCGATAGGTTGTGTCTTGGGTGGTGAAATCGACTCTCGTTACAGCTCTGACCTCTGTCGGATCGGGCCACAGATATGGTCGACTGGCCGTTGGAAAATCAAGTTCGTCTGCGATAAGCGCGTACTCATCAAGGCTACCTGTACTCAAACAACCGGCGGGAACAGTACATATTCGCCGGTAAATGTTTGCATCCAGAGGGATTTTCTTATGATTGATGTCTAACCAACATGTATAATCGGGGCAAAGAAACCCCTCGAAAAAATTCTACTGTGTCCACTGTAGGAACCGCATTAAGGTGAATTGACACGCATTATATGATATTGAAATACTGAAGCCCAGTAATCAACAGGATGGCGCTGAGCAGTACAAGTTTCATTACCCATGGTGGAACATCTTTCCGAATCCTGAAGCTCCAATCCATATAAGTCGGTGAGGGGCTTCGTTATTATATCCCTCGGCTGACGGTCATGTTACGAAACACAAGTAAACCACTGGGTATGTGGAAGGCCTTCGTTTGACTGTCGAACGAATCATCTATCGCTACACGAAGATTCTGTAGTGGCCGTTCGAGCAAGAAAATGTTGCCTGCTGAAGGTTTTAGCAGGCCAAGTGGACCGATTAGAGTTCAGATACCTGTGATGTGTTCACTGGCTTAGATGTAGACCGGTCAGGAACGTTTCCTCCATCACGTAGCTGACAGTACGCCGACGCGATGATGGCGTAGTACGGGAGGAAGAACACCGTCGTGAGGACAACCGTCGCGATGTCAGCGGCGACCGGCGCACCAGCGAGATTCAACAGCGGTGTGACACCACCGATGATTCCGCCGAACAGGGCGGAGACAACAACGAGGACGCCGAGCTTGAGCCGGGAGCCGTGAGCCAGTCCCCAGCTCCGTTTGAGGCTACTGATGATGCCGCGATCCTCGACGGCAATTGCAAAGATGAAAAACAAGAATGAGGCCGCAAAGAATAGCCCTGGGAAGAACAAGAGGACGAAGCCAATCATCACCGTGATATTCACGATCAATCCGCCGACCAGTGCGGTTACCGTGGCTCGCCCGAGTCGCTGCGTCGCCATTGCAGGGAACGTCGACATCTCGCTCAGTGGTTGAGCGAACGTCCGAGAGAGAATCACAAAGTACATCGAGCTCAGAAGAATGAGCA is drawn from Haloarcula sp. CBA1129 and contains these coding sequences:
- a CDS encoding winged helix-turn-helix domain-containing protein; translated protein: MGEDTDIAAKTVGELLEDEYARSILAETSTEALSATELAERCGASSPTIYRRLNRLQELDMIDDEQALDPDGHHYRRFSARVERVTIELTDGGYEVTVDRTAEDAVDRFTELYEGLR
- a CDS encoding ABC transporter permease, which codes for MTDTSHRSPTGSTAVGRLVAIARKEFRDGIRSDALRVVFGLLMASTILIYWAIGRSADPVVLSAVGFLGLPFQLLVPVAAIALGTVSVAGEREAGSLRLLLGLPPSRMEVVVGTFFGASAILVAGLAGAFIVAAVLGLAVFGAVAVGPLVGVVAATALLGIGFLGLSVGLSAAVSTTRNAMAAGFSVFLGLTFLWEPLVVGVYYLVAGSLPGGEPPTWLLAVDRLNPIEAYAVVANMAGDVGVTPLRISFGLGGGSPATEGAGTAVPFVLAEPLSIIVLCGWAAIPLAAGLRRFQRSDLT
- a CDS encoding DUF3592 domain-containing protein gives rise to the protein MSDDGLSVNGPNTVGQSLLLLIAAIGLVSFGAVDYVQSTNAVSESVKVEATITEVGVETKGSSTGSGATVKHEPVVEFTYTYAGETYTGDKVFPGATPPRYDTEAAAQDVIAEYESETETTAYVNPDAPDQAFLKNHVSNRQYIFIGVGSVLALLGGFFTVKNYRRDRA